One segment of Bradyrhizobium sp. WD16 DNA contains the following:
- the rplJ gene encoding 50S ribosomal protein L10, which yields MERAAKKEAVQTLNEVFKTTSVAVVAHYSGLTVAQMQTLRSQMKQAGASVKVSKNRLAKIALEGTDVVAIGSLLKGPTVIATSNDPVAAPKIAVEFAKANEKFVILGGSMGKTVLNVDGVKALASLPSLDELRGKLVGLIVAPATKLAQLSNAPAAKLARVVQAYASKGEAA from the coding sequence GTGGAACGAGCGGCAAAGAAAGAGGCGGTCCAGACGCTGAATGAGGTCTTCAAGACCACCAGCGTTGCGGTCGTCGCTCACTATTCCGGCCTCACCGTTGCCCAGATGCAGACCCTGCGTTCGCAGATGAAGCAGGCTGGCGCCTCGGTGAAGGTCTCGAAGAACCGTCTCGCCAAAATTGCTCTTGAAGGCACCGACGTCGTGGCCATTGGCTCCCTGCTGAAGGGGCCGACTGTGATCGCTACTTCCAACGATCCGGTCGCGGCGCCGAAAATTGCCGTCGAATTCGCCAAGGCGAACGAGAAGTTCGTCATCCTCGGCGGATCGATGGGCAAGACCGTCCTGAATGTCGATGGCGTCAAGGCTCTGGCCTCGCTGCCGTCCCTGGATGAGCTGCGTGGCAAGCTCGTCGGCCTCATCGTGGCGCCGGCGACCAAGCTCGCTCAGCTTTCCAACGCGCCGGCGGCCAAGCTCGCCCGCGTGGTTCAGGCGTATGCCTCTAAGGGCGAGGCGGCGTGA